From the Primulina tabacum isolate GXHZ01 chromosome 3, ASM2559414v2, whole genome shotgun sequence genome, one window contains:
- the LOC142539816 gene encoding putative protein phosphatase 2C 60: MFSGLLKFLRACFRPNSDQYIHSGSDSGGRQDGLLWYKDSGQHCNGDFSMAVVQANNLLEDQSQLESGSLSLNDSGPYGTFVGIYDGHGGPETSRFINEHLFQHLKRFTAENQSMSVEVIRKAFQATEDGFFSVVSRQWPMKPQIAAVGSCCLVGIICSGTLYVASLGDSRAVIGRLVKATGEVLAIQLSEEHNASFESVRKELQSLHPDDPHIVVLKHSVWRVKGLIQVSRSIGDFYLKKAEYNREPLYVKFRLREPFKRPILSPEPAITVHQLLPHDQFIVFASDGLWEHLTNQEAIDLVQNHPRSGSARRLVKTALQEAAKKREMRYSDLKKIDRGVRRHFHDDITVVVVFLDSHLVSRATSARSPNLSVKGGGINLAPNALAPFTMPT; the protein is encoded by the exons ATGTTTTCTGGATTATTGAAATTTTTGAGGGCCTGTTTTCGGCCAAACTCGGATCAATATATTCACTCTGGTTCGGATTCTGGTGGTCGGCAAGATGGTCTTTTATGGTACAAGGACTCCGGGCAACATTGTAATGGAGATTTTTCAATGGCTGTAGTTCAAGCCAATAATTTACTCGAGGATCAAAGTCAACTTGAGTCTGGCTCTCTGAGCTTGAATGATTCAGGGCCATATGGTACTTTCGTCGGGATTTATGATGGGCATGGCGGCCCCGAAACTTCACGGTTCATCAACGAGCATCTCTTTCAACATCTAAAGA GGTTCACTGCCGAAAATCAATCTATGTCAGTCGAGGTGATCCGGAAGGCTTTTCAAGCAACAGAAGATGGGTTTTTCTCGGTTGTGAGCAGGCAATGGCCTATGAAACCGCAGATAGCAGCAGTTGGCTCTTGCTGTCTTGTTGGAATCATCTGCAGTGGGACTCTTTACGTTGCCAGTCTTGGTGATTCGCGTGCTGTTATAGGGAGACTTGTTAAGGCTACCGGGGAAGTCCTTGCTATTCAACTCTCAGAAGAGCACAATGCGAGCTTTGAATCTGTGAGAAAGGAGCTGCAATCTCTGCACCCAGATGATCCGCATATCGTTGTTCTCAAGCATTCTGTGTGGCGTGTGAAAGGTCTTATACAG GTTTCTAGATCGATTGGAGATTTTTATTTGAAGAAAGCGGAATACAACAGGGAGCCGTTGTATGTGAAATTTCGACTCCGGGAACCATTCAAAAGACCAATTTTGAGCCCTGAACCAGCGATTACTGTGCACCAGTTACTACCTCATGATCAATTCATTGTGTTCGCATCGGATGGCCTTTGGGAGCATCTTACAAATCAAGAAGCCATCGATCTGGTCCAAAATCATCCGCGGAGT GGGAGTgctagaagattagtgaaaaCAGCATTGCAAGAGGCGGCAAAGAAGAGAGAGATGAGATACTCAGACTTGAAGAAAATTGATCGTGGGGTCCGTCGTCATTTCCACGACGACATCACAGTTGTGGTTGTATTCCTCGACTCACATCTTGTGAGCAGGGCTACCTCAGCCAGGAGTCCTAACCTATCCGTGAAAGGGGGTGGCATTAATCTTGCTCCAAATGCTCTCGCGCCGTTTACTATGCCCACTTGA